A genomic stretch from Acidimicrobiia bacterium includes:
- the lexA gene encoding transcriptional repressor LexA, with amino-acid sequence MSELTPRQRQVLEFIDEEVRRRGYPPSVREIGEAVGLSSSSTVHAHLAALQDKGYLRRDPTKPRALELHFESGSGAALERRPVRHVPLVGDVAAGVGVLAEENIDETIPMPEDFTGAGQLFMLRVRGESMVEAGILDGDYVVVRQQPTAEPGEIVVAGIPGEEATVKTFVRRRGKIVLRPENPALEDLVYSPDEVTIYGKVVSLLRRL; translated from the coding sequence ATGAGCGAGCTGACGCCACGGCAGCGCCAAGTCCTCGAGTTCATCGACGAGGAGGTCCGCCGGCGCGGGTACCCGCCCAGCGTGCGGGAGATCGGCGAGGCGGTGGGCCTGTCCTCGAGCTCGACCGTGCACGCGCACCTGGCCGCGCTCCAGGACAAGGGCTACCTCCGTCGTGACCCCACGAAGCCGCGTGCCCTCGAGCTCCACTTCGAGTCCGGCTCCGGCGCAGCGCTCGAGCGTCGCCCGGTCCGCCACGTGCCGCTCGTCGGCGACGTGGCCGCGGGGGTCGGCGTCCTCGCCGAGGAAAACATCGACGAGACGATCCCGATGCCCGAGGACTTCACCGGGGCGGGTCAGCTCTTCATGCTGCGCGTCCGCGGGGAGTCGATGGTCGAGGCCGGGATCCTCGACGGCGACTACGTGGTCGTCCGCCAGCAGCCGACCGCCGAGCCCGGTGAGATCGTGGTCGCCGGCATCCCGGGTGAGGAGGCGACGGTCAAGACCTTCGTGCGGCGACGGGGCAAGATCGTGCTCCGGCCCGAGAATCCCGCCCTCGAGGACCTCGTCTACAGCCCCGACGAGGTCACGATCTACGGCAAGGTGGTCTCGCTCCTGCGCCGGCTCTGA
- a CDS encoding 2,3,4,5-tetrahydropyridine-2,6-dicarboxylate N-succinyltransferase, which produces MDGLEAQIRELWEHRDNLTAVMPESDAREAVRSAIDLLDTGEARVAELVGDQVVVHEWLKQAILLLFRLSKMETLELGPFEYADKIPLKHDYEQAGVRVVPGGSARWGSFVARGAVLMPSYVNIGARVGESTMVDTWATVGSCAQIGARVHLSGGVGIGGVLEPPQSAPVFVGDDTLVGSRCIVADGARVGSGVVLGAGCILTGSIPVIDAETGAELSRGVVPDWCVAVNATRPRRFPGGEYGLPCVLIVKRLGEGERHEKARLNEILRDHGVAT; this is translated from the coding sequence ATGGACGGCCTCGAGGCCCAGATCCGCGAGCTCTGGGAGCACCGAGACAACCTGACCGCCGTCATGCCGGAGTCCGACGCGCGCGAGGCGGTGCGGTCGGCCATCGACCTCCTCGACACCGGTGAGGCCAGGGTGGCCGAGCTCGTCGGCGACCAGGTGGTCGTGCACGAATGGCTGAAGCAGGCGATCCTGCTCCTGTTCCGACTGTCGAAGATGGAGACCCTCGAGCTCGGCCCATTCGAGTACGCCGACAAGATTCCGCTGAAGCACGACTACGAGCAGGCGGGGGTCCGCGTGGTCCCGGGCGGGTCCGCCCGTTGGGGCTCGTTCGTCGCGCGCGGAGCCGTGCTCATGCCGAGCTACGTGAACATCGGCGCTCGGGTCGGCGAGTCGACGATGGTCGACACGTGGGCCACGGTCGGCTCCTGCGCCCAGATCGGCGCCCGCGTCCACCTCTCGGGCGGCGTGGGGATCGGGGGCGTGTTGGAGCCCCCTCAATCGGCGCCGGTCTTCGTGGGCGACGACACGCTCGTCGGGAGCCGGTGCATCGTGGCTGACGGCGCCCGGGTGGGGTCCGGCGTCGTCCTCGGTGCGGGCTGCATCCTCACCGGCTCCATCCCGGTCATCGACGCCGAGACCGGGGCGGAGCTCAGCCGAGGCGTGGTCCCGGACTGGTGCGTCGCCGTGAACGCGACGCGCCCACGCCGGTTCCCCGGTGGCGAGTACGGGTTGCCGTGCGTGCTGATCGTGAAGCGTCTCGGCGAGGGCGAGCGCCACGAGAAGGCCCGCCTGAACGAGATCCTGCGCGACCACGGGGTCGCCACCTGA